From Nicotiana tabacum cultivar K326 chromosome 20, ASM71507v2, whole genome shotgun sequence, one genomic window encodes:
- the LOC107784007 gene encoding WAT1-related protein At4g15540-like isoform X1 — MESAVPLMAMVVQQLAQVGSMVAAKVAMSSGMTPFTFTFYSSAFSTLILIPLSFLLHRSALPPLWPTFLYGFFLLGLMGFLMQVVGILGLQYSSPLLSTAILQLIPGFTFILAVILRMENFDYKSLNTVAKSVGTLVSIIGALVATLYKGPQVFGNHLNSILTAPSHFLLNQSSAWVIGGLLMMITSLIASVFIISQAFVLKKYPTELIVMLFYSSCTTILCAAFSLITERDLNAWSLSPQRRLKALIYSGFFGNVFQVSIGSWCVRKRGPLFVVMFHPIGIVIAMAASIFLGETIHIGSLLGSIIILLGFYSVIWGKAKEWKMGENNGWKSLESNSNNVPLLQNKVDDLSMIQNH, encoded by the exons ATGGAAAGTGCAGTTCCATTGATGGCAATGGTAGTTCAGCAGTTAGCACAAGTTGGATCTATGGTGGCAGCTAAAGTGGCTATGTCAAGTGGGATGACTCCTTTCACTTTTACTTTCTACTCAAGTGCCTTTTCAACTCTCATTCTTATTCCACTTTCCTTCCTCCTCCATAG ATCAGCTCTTCCACCTCTTTGGCCAACTTTTCTCTATGGATTTTTCTTGCTTGGCCTAATGGG TTTCTTGATGCAAGTTGTTGGAATTCTTGGACTTCAATATTCCTCTCCATTACTTTCCACAGCAATATTGCAACTAATTCCAGGGTTCACCTTCATTCTTGCCGTCATTCTCAG gatGGAAAACTTTGACTACAAGAGTTTGAACACAGTGGCTAAATCTGTTGGGACCTTGGTATCAATAATAGGTGCACTTGTTGCAACTCTATATAAAGGTCCTCAAGTTTTTGGAAACCATTTGAATTCAATATTAACAGCTCCTTCTCATTTTCTACTCAACCAATCTTCTGCCTGGGTAATTGGAGGTTTGCTTATGATGATTACCTCTCTAATTGCTTCAGTATTTATCATTTCAcag GCATTTGTCCTTAAGAAATACCCGACAGAGCTGATTGTAATGCTGTTTTATAGCAGCTGTACTACAATTTTGTGTGCTGCTTTCTCTTTAATTACTGAAAGAGACTTGAATGCTTGGAGCTTAAGCCCTCAGCGCAGATTAAAGGCTCTCATATACTCG GGTTTCTTTGGAAATGTATTCCAAGTGAGTATAGGCTCATGGTGTGTGAGGAAAAGAGGACCTCTCTTTGTTGTCATGTTCCATCCAATAGGTATTGTGATTGCAATGGCTGCCAGCATATTCTTGGGTGAAACTATCCATATTGGAAG TTTGTTGGGATCAATCATCATTCTACTTGGGTTTTACTCAGTGATATGGGGAAAAGCTAAAGAATGGAAAATGGGAGAGAACAATGGATGGAAGAGCCTGGAATCAAACAGCAACAACGTGCCTTTACTACAAAACAAAGTTGATGATCTATCCATGATACAAAACCATTGA
- the LOC107784007 gene encoding WAT1-related protein At4g15540-like isoform X2 yields the protein MGYTICYVLKSALPPLWPTFLYGFFLLGLMGFLMQVVGILGLQYSSPLLSTAILQLIPGFTFILAVILRMENFDYKSLNTVAKSVGTLVSIIGALVATLYKGPQVFGNHLNSILTAPSHFLLNQSSAWVIGGLLMMITSLIASVFIISQAFVLKKYPTELIVMLFYSSCTTILCAAFSLITERDLNAWSLSPQRRLKALIYSGFFGNVFQVSIGSWCVRKRGPLFVVMFHPIGIVIAMAASIFLGETIHIGSLLGSIIILLGFYSVIWGKAKEWKMGENNGWKSLESNSNNVPLLQNKVDDLSMIQNH from the exons ATGGGTTACACTATATGCTATGTTTTGAA ATCAGCTCTTCCACCTCTTTGGCCAACTTTTCTCTATGGATTTTTCTTGCTTGGCCTAATGGG TTTCTTGATGCAAGTTGTTGGAATTCTTGGACTTCAATATTCCTCTCCATTACTTTCCACAGCAATATTGCAACTAATTCCAGGGTTCACCTTCATTCTTGCCGTCATTCTCAG gatGGAAAACTTTGACTACAAGAGTTTGAACACAGTGGCTAAATCTGTTGGGACCTTGGTATCAATAATAGGTGCACTTGTTGCAACTCTATATAAAGGTCCTCAAGTTTTTGGAAACCATTTGAATTCAATATTAACAGCTCCTTCTCATTTTCTACTCAACCAATCTTCTGCCTGGGTAATTGGAGGTTTGCTTATGATGATTACCTCTCTAATTGCTTCAGTATTTATCATTTCAcag GCATTTGTCCTTAAGAAATACCCGACAGAGCTGATTGTAATGCTGTTTTATAGCAGCTGTACTACAATTTTGTGTGCTGCTTTCTCTTTAATTACTGAAAGAGACTTGAATGCTTGGAGCTTAAGCCCTCAGCGCAGATTAAAGGCTCTCATATACTCG GGTTTCTTTGGAAATGTATTCCAAGTGAGTATAGGCTCATGGTGTGTGAGGAAAAGAGGACCTCTCTTTGTTGTCATGTTCCATCCAATAGGTATTGTGATTGCAATGGCTGCCAGCATATTCTTGGGTGAAACTATCCATATTGGAAG TTTGTTGGGATCAATCATCATTCTACTTGGGTTTTACTCAGTGATATGGGGAAAAGCTAAAGAATGGAAAATGGGAGAGAACAATGGATGGAAGAGCCTGGAATCAAACAGCAACAACGTGCCTTTACTACAAAACAAAGTTGATGATCTATCCATGATACAAAACCATTGA